Proteins from one Juglans microcarpa x Juglans regia isolate MS1-56 chromosome 1S, Jm3101_v1.0, whole genome shotgun sequence genomic window:
- the LOC121247691 gene encoding uncharacterized protein LOC121247691, with the protein MAASKMLLLYSPASNSLSPSRSNGPFNSTHERARSYAPIKLLGMAKESSESGGNGVIEKAAIAGGLVSTPVIGWSLYTLKTTGCGLPPGPGGSIGALEGVSYLVVVGIVAWSLYTKTKTGSGLPNGPFGLLGAVEGLSYLTLLAILVVFGLQYFEQGYIPGPLPADQCFG; encoded by the coding sequence ATGGCAGCCTCAAAGATGTTGCTATTATACTCACCAGCATCAAATTCCTTATCACCCTCACGATCTAACGGCCCCTTCAACTCAACACATGAAAGAGCAAGATCGTACGCTCCGATCAAACTCTTGGGAATGGCAAAAGAGAGCAGCGAAAGCGGCGGCAACGGTGTTATAGAGAAAGCAGCAATAGCAGGTGGGTTAGTGTCGACGCCAGTGATAGGCTGGTCTCTCTACACGCTCAAGACAACAGGTTGCGGCCTCCCACCGGGGCCCGGGGGTTCAATAGGTGCATTAGAAGGCGTGAGCTATTTAGTTGTTGTGGGAATTGTAGCTTGGTCCTTGTACACCAAAACCAAAACTGGTTCTGGTCTTCCCAATGGTCCTTTTGGGTTGTTGGGAGCTGTTGAGGGTCTCTCATACTTGACATTGCTCGCCATTCTCGTAGTGTTCGGGTTGCAGTATTTTGAGCAGGGTTATATCCCTGGCCCTCTCCCGGCGGACCAGTGCTTTggctga
- the LOC121245904 gene encoding proline-rich receptor-like protein kinase PERK4 produces the protein MPSPSTTASSPDSPPSLAAPPPSNSSSNSSSPPSSSPSPPSQSSPPPKESQPAPPPPQSPPPSNGSSPPPSNGSPPPPSSSDASPPPPPNNNSGSSPPQTVSPPPPPHSSGRSPPPPPHKVSPSSGSDNSSSSSSESSNTVPLIVGVTIGVGLLLIAMILICRSCSRKKKRKHGLVEMQYYGDPSQNGGGYYTNPTQPSWHQSPQGVGHVVRLSTPPGGPVGPSAGGAWPSPPPPMMMPSSGEMSSSFSGPYKPPLPPPSPNISLGFNKSTFSYEELAAATGGFSQANLLGQGGFGYVHKGVLPNGQEVAVKSLKSGSGQGEREFQAEVEIISRVHHRHLVSLVGYCIAGGQRMLVYEFVSNKTLEYHLYGNGRPTMDWSTRLRIGIGSSKGLAYLHEDCHPRIIHRDIKAANILLDDNFEAMVADFGLAKLSSDNYTHVSTRVMGTFGYLAPEYASSGKLTEKSDVFSYGVMLLELITGRRPVDLSSTMDDSLVDWARPLLARALEEGEYDELVDPKLENNYNPNEMARMVASAAASIRHSARRRPKMSQIVRALEGDISLLEDLNDGVKPGQSSVFNPNGSSEYDTAAYNTDMKKFRKIALSSQEFASGEYGMSSNEFREGNGTNQKNYL, from the exons ATGCCTTCGCCTTCCACGACTGCTTCGTCACCAGACTCTCCACCCTCACTGGCCGCTCCACCACCATCGAACTCATCATCAAATTCCTCATCACCTCCATCATCGTCACCATCACCACCTTCACAGTCATCGCCACCACCTAAAGAATCACAACCAGCTCCACCACCGCCAcaatcaccaccaccatcaaACGGTTCATCGCCACCACCATCAAATGGCTCACCCCCACCACCCTCTTCTTCTGATGCctctcctccaccacctccaaaTAACAACTCAGGTTCCTCGCCGCCCCAAACCGTATCGCCACCTCCGCCGCCCCATTCTTCTGGAAGATCACCTCCGCCACCTCCACACAAAGTCTCGCCATCTTCGGGTTCTGATAACTCGTCGTCCAGTTCGTCGGAATCTAGCAACACTGTACCCCTAATAGTAGGAGTCACAATTGGGGTAGGGTTGTTGCTAATTGCCATGATCCTCATTTGTAGAAGCTGttcaaggaagaagaagagaaagcatGGTCTTGTGGAGATGCAATACTATGGAGATCCTTCACAAAATG GTGGTGGATACTACACCAATCCAACTCAACCCAGCTGGCACCAAAGTCCCCAAGGTGTGGGCCATGTTGTCAGGCTATCGACACCACCAGGGGGCCCAGTGGGACCTTCTGCGGGGGGTGCCTGGCCTAGTCCCCCACCCCCTATGATGATGCCAAGTAGTGGTGAGATGAGCTCCAGCTTCTCAGGCCCATACAAACCTCCCTTGCCACCTCCTTCGCCAAATATTTCACTTGGATTCAACAAGAGTACCTTCAGTTATGAGGAGCTAGCGGCTGCCACAGGTGGGTTTTCGCAGGCCAATCTGTTAGGGCAGGGCGGCTTTGGTTATGTGCACAAAGGTGTGTTGCCAAATGGACAGGAAGTTGCGGTTAAGAGTCTCAAGTCAGGCAGCGggcaaggagagagagaatttcagGCAGAGGTTGAGATCATTAGCCGTGTTCATCATCGACATCTTGTTTCACTCGTTGGATATTGTATCGCCGGTGGGCAGAGGATGCTGGTTTACGAATTTGTTTCCAACAAGACCTTGGAATATCACCTCTATG GAAATGGTCGTCCAACTATGGATTGGTCAACTAGACTTCGCATTGGAATAGGATCTTCCAAAGGGCTCGCATACCTTCATGAAGACT GCCATCCTCGGATCATCCATCGTGATATCAAAGCAGCTAACATTCTCCTTGACGACAACTTTGAAGCCATG GTGGCTGATTTTGGATTGGCTAAGCTATCGTCTGACAATTACACTCATGTATCTACACGTGTCATGGGAACATTTGG GTATTTGGCTCCGGAGTATGCATCAAGTGGCAAGTTGACGGAAAAATCTGATGTTTTCTCATACGGTGTCATGCTCTTGGAATTAATAACTGGGAGACGACCTGTGGATCTTTCGAGTACAATGGATGATAGCTTAGTGGATTGG GCTCGACCGCTTTTGGCTCGTGCTCTGGAGGAAGGCGAATACGATGAGCTGGTTGATCCAAAATTGGAGAACAATTACAACCCTAATGAGATGGCACGCATGGTTGCCAGTGCTGCTGCCAGCATTCGCCACTCTGCTAGAAGGCGCCCGAAAATGAGCCAG ATTGTACGTGCATTGGAGGGAGATATATCTCTGCTAGAAGACTTAAATGATGGGGTGAAGCCTGGCCAGAGCTCTGTTTTCAACCCAAATGGGAGCTCAGAATATGATACCGCTGCATATAATACCGACATGAAGAAGTTCAGAAAGATAGCATTGTCTAGCCAGGAATTTGCAAGCGGCGAGTATGGCATGTCCAGCAACGAGTTCCGCGAGGGCAATGGAACGAACCAAAAGAATTACCTTTGA